Proteins encoded within one genomic window of Bombus vancouverensis nearcticus chromosome 4, iyBomVanc1_principal, whole genome shotgun sequence:
- the Gli gene encoding carboxyl ester lipase-like protein Gli isoform X3 gives MAAYTLYSSIGRVCFYLCFLAITVLCQEQIPPGSRYYSRDGVYVPQNGPDHRTDTYVYKDRRYGYRPSYWDSVYRGPTRAPDNRYLYEHTTSRLPLPGILGGWREDLQGRKRSDSKNLPIDVTVTTAYGQVQGFKVYLYDDPQARHRPWSLPVERVTKHVNVFLGIPYAMPPIKEGRFKPPKTHKGWQLLQAVDWGPACPQPSAYTGATKGIRDVDEDCLYLNIFTPDISSGLAKLYPVMFYIHGGEFTHGASNLFPAHMLAAFYDVVVVSINYRLGALGFLSTGDENSPGNYGILDQAMALRWVYDNIRVFNGNPDAITLFGPGAGAASAGLLMVAPKTRDMVSKVIAQSGSALADWAVIVDKYRAQNTSKVYAESLGCSIESSWRLVQCLKNGRSFFELGNSELKQHIGMFPWAPVLDTNFTVPNDSWYEDWRETDWRFFVETPEESIKSHKFTDNLAYMAGVTTQEAAYLIYNNATLAKNQYIIDAESFDQKIWELVLQYNYTLNSQGVYEAIKYMYTYWPDPTNITHIRDQYINLLTDFHYVAPFDKIAKVLIEKRVPTYLYVLNTTVEALTLPQWRSVSHNTELLWLTGAPFMDVVTIFSEFFPQKWKLKRDMWTDNDRNMSHFFMKAYANFATYGNPTPSQILGLHFDVAKPGQLRYLNINTTYNSSILLNYRQTESAFWSMYLPTVIGRLVPTYPPVTEYWWEPKEPLQIAFWSVSTACLLLIVLSVVCCMLWRNAKSKTKAARLYADNLTITTAETSSWCETTNLRRESRI, from the exons ATGGCCGCATATACTTTATACTCGTCAATTGGACGCGTTTGTTTTTATCTGTGCTTCCTCGCAATTACGGTGTTGTGTCAGGAACAAATACCTCCGGGTAGTCGGTATTACAGTCGCGATGGGGTATATGTGCCTCAAAACGGACCAGATCACCGAACCGACACTTATGTTTACAAAGATAGAAGGTATGGGTATCGTCCTAGTTACTGGGACTCTGTTTACAGAGGACCCACCAGAGCACCAGACAATCGGTACCTTTACGAg CATACAACTTCAAGACTACCTTTACCTGGTATATTGGGTGGTTGGCGAGAAGATCTTCAAGGAAGAAAGAGGTCTGATTCGAAAAATCTACCTATAGATGTTACTGTGACCACAGCTTATGGACAAGTGCAAGGATTTAAAGTTTATTTATATGATGATCCACAAGCAAGGCATAGGCCCTGGAGTTTACCAGTTGAAAGGGTTACAAAGCATGTTAATGTATTCCTCGGTATTCCTTATGCTATGCCACCTATAAAAGAAGGTCGATTTAAACCACCCAAAACTCATAAAGGTTGGCAATTACTGCAAGCTGTTGATTGGGGACCAGCTTGTCCTCAGCCCAGTGCATATACTGGTGCTACTAAAGGAATCCGTGATGTGGATGAAGACTGcttatatttgaatatttttacaccAGATATTAGCTCTGGTTTAGCTAAGCTGTACCCAGTAATGTTCTATATTCATGGTGGAGAATTTACTCATGGAGCAAGCAATTTGTTTCCAGCACACATGTTGGCTGCATTTTACGATGTAGTAGTCGTTTCGATTAACTATCGACTAGGAGCTCTAGGATTTCTAAGTACAGGAGATGAGAATAGCCCTGGAAATTATGGAATTTTGGATCAAGCTATGGCATTGAGGTGGGTGTATGATAATATCAGAGTTTTTAATGGTAATCCTGATGCAATAACTCTTTTTGGACCTGGTGCTGGAGCAGCAAGTGCTGGATTATTAATGGTTGCACCTAAAACCAGAGATATGGTATCAAAAGTAATAGCTCAATCAGGTTCTGCATTGGCAGATTGGGCTGTCATAGTAGATAAGTACAGGGCACAGAATACATCTAAAGTATATGCAGAATCACTAGGCTGTAGCATAGAAAGCAGCTGGAGATTGGTGCAGTGTTTGAAGAATGGCAGATCCTTTTTTGAACTTGGTAATTCTGAATTAAAGCAACACATTGGAATGTTTCCTTGGGCTCCTGTATTGGATACTAATTTCACAGTACCAAATGACAGTTGGTACGAAGATTGGAGAGAAACAGATTGGCGTTTCTTTGTGGAAACACCTGAAGAAAGCATAAAAAGTCATAAGTTTACAGATAACTTAGCATATATGGCTGGTGTAACTACTCAGGAAGCAGCATACCTTATAT ATAACAATGCCACATTAGCCAAGAATCAATATATTATAGATGCGGAATCATTCGATCAGAAAATTTGGGAACTTGTTCTCCAATACAACTACACTCTAAATTCTCAAGGAGTTTATGAAGCTATAAAATACATGTACACATATTGGCCAGATCCGACTAATATTACCCACATTCGTGATCAGTATATTAAT CTCTTGACTGATTTTCACTATGTTGCTCCTTTTGATAAAATAGCAAAAGTTTTGATAGAAAAACGTGTACCTACATATTTGTATGTGCTAAATACAACTGTAGAAGCATTAACATTACCACAGTGGCGAAGTGTTTCTCACAACACAGAGCTTCTTTGGCTAACAGGGGCACCTTTCATGGATGTTG TTACTATCTTTTCAGAATTTTTCCCTCAAAAATGGAAGTTGAAGCGTGACATGTGGACAGACAACGATCGCAATATGAGTCACTTTTTTATGAAAGCGTATGCAAATTTTGCAACGTATGG AAATCCGACACCATCGCAAATTTTGGGTTTACATTTTGATGTTGCTAAGCCTGGACAATTACGGTATTTGAACATTAATACTACTTACAATAGCtcaattttattgaattaccgACAAACTGAAAGTGCCTTTTGGTCTATGTATTTACCAACGGTTATTGGTCGTTTGGTACCTACATATCCTCCAGTTACTGAA TATTGGTGGGAGCCAAAAGAACCTCTACAAATTGCCTTTTGGTCTGTTTCCACTGCGTGTTTATTGTTAATCGTGCTTTCCGTAGTATGCTGTATGCTTTGGCGCAATGCCAAAAG CAAAACAAAGGCTGCCAGATTATACGCAG ACAATCTGACCATTACTACAGCGGAGACATCCTCATGGTGCGAGACGACGAACCTTCGGAGGGAATCGAGAATATGA
- the Gli gene encoding carboxyl ester lipase-like protein Gli isoform X2, with protein MAAYTLYSSIGRVCFYLCFLAITVLCQEQIPPGSRYYSRDGVYVPQNGPDHRTDTYVYKDRRYGYRPSYWDSVYRGPTRAPDNRYLYEHTTSRLPLPGILGGWREDLQGRKRSDSKNLPIDVTVTTAYGQVQGFKVYLYDDPQARHRPWSLPVERVTKHVNVFLGIPYAMPPIKEGRFKPPKTHKGWQLLQAVDWGPACPQPSAYTGATKGIRDVDEDCLYLNIFTPDISSGLAKLYPVMFYIHGGEFTHGASNLFPAHMLAAFYDVVVVSINYRLGALGFLSTGDENSPGNYGILDQAMALRWVYDNIRVFNGNPDAITLFGPGAGAASAGLLMVAPKTRDMVSKVIAQSGSALADWAVIVDKYRAQNTSKVYAESLGCSIESSWRLVQCLKNGRSFFELGNSELKQHIGMFPWAPVLDTNFTVPNDSWYEDWRETDWRFFVETPEESIKSHKFTDNLAYMAGVTTQEAAYLIYNNATLAKNQYIIDAESFDQKIWELVLQYNYTLNSQGVYEAIKYMYTYWPDPTNITHIRDQYINLLTDFHYVAPFDKIAKVLIEKRVPTYLYVLNTTVEALTLPQWRSVSHNTELLWLTGAPFMDVEFFPQKWKLKRDMWTDNDRNMSHFFMKAYANFATYGNPTPSQILGLHFDVAKPGQLRYLNINTTYNSSILLNYRQTESAFWSMYLPTVIGRLVPTYPPVTEYWWEPKEPLQIAFWSVSTACLLLIVLSVVCCMLWRNAKRQSDHYYSGDILMVRDDEPSEGIENMTRTSKENIHEYRDTPPVRSRIPRQNESKLQERLSHNRKFSSTPSLRSNSNISLKDMRSEGFVTSSPNGQPRLSKAISQSSLPKSKSKTHLVQGVPQTAV; from the exons ATGGCCGCATATACTTTATACTCGTCAATTGGACGCGTTTGTTTTTATCTGTGCTTCCTCGCAATTACGGTGTTGTGTCAGGAACAAATACCTCCGGGTAGTCGGTATTACAGTCGCGATGGGGTATATGTGCCTCAAAACGGACCAGATCACCGAACCGACACTTATGTTTACAAAGATAGAAGGTATGGGTATCGTCCTAGTTACTGGGACTCTGTTTACAGAGGACCCACCAGAGCACCAGACAATCGGTACCTTTACGAg CATACAACTTCAAGACTACCTTTACCTGGTATATTGGGTGGTTGGCGAGAAGATCTTCAAGGAAGAAAGAGGTCTGATTCGAAAAATCTACCTATAGATGTTACTGTGACCACAGCTTATGGACAAGTGCAAGGATTTAAAGTTTATTTATATGATGATCCACAAGCAAGGCATAGGCCCTGGAGTTTACCAGTTGAAAGGGTTACAAAGCATGTTAATGTATTCCTCGGTATTCCTTATGCTATGCCACCTATAAAAGAAGGTCGATTTAAACCACCCAAAACTCATAAAGGTTGGCAATTACTGCAAGCTGTTGATTGGGGACCAGCTTGTCCTCAGCCCAGTGCATATACTGGTGCTACTAAAGGAATCCGTGATGTGGATGAAGACTGcttatatttgaatatttttacaccAGATATTAGCTCTGGTTTAGCTAAGCTGTACCCAGTAATGTTCTATATTCATGGTGGAGAATTTACTCATGGAGCAAGCAATTTGTTTCCAGCACACATGTTGGCTGCATTTTACGATGTAGTAGTCGTTTCGATTAACTATCGACTAGGAGCTCTAGGATTTCTAAGTACAGGAGATGAGAATAGCCCTGGAAATTATGGAATTTTGGATCAAGCTATGGCATTGAGGTGGGTGTATGATAATATCAGAGTTTTTAATGGTAATCCTGATGCAATAACTCTTTTTGGACCTGGTGCTGGAGCAGCAAGTGCTGGATTATTAATGGTTGCACCTAAAACCAGAGATATGGTATCAAAAGTAATAGCTCAATCAGGTTCTGCATTGGCAGATTGGGCTGTCATAGTAGATAAGTACAGGGCACAGAATACATCTAAAGTATATGCAGAATCACTAGGCTGTAGCATAGAAAGCAGCTGGAGATTGGTGCAGTGTTTGAAGAATGGCAGATCCTTTTTTGAACTTGGTAATTCTGAATTAAAGCAACACATTGGAATGTTTCCTTGGGCTCCTGTATTGGATACTAATTTCACAGTACCAAATGACAGTTGGTACGAAGATTGGAGAGAAACAGATTGGCGTTTCTTTGTGGAAACACCTGAAGAAAGCATAAAAAGTCATAAGTTTACAGATAACTTAGCATATATGGCTGGTGTAACTACTCAGGAAGCAGCATACCTTATAT ATAACAATGCCACATTAGCCAAGAATCAATATATTATAGATGCGGAATCATTCGATCAGAAAATTTGGGAACTTGTTCTCCAATACAACTACACTCTAAATTCTCAAGGAGTTTATGAAGCTATAAAATACATGTACACATATTGGCCAGATCCGACTAATATTACCCACATTCGTGATCAGTATATTAAT CTCTTGACTGATTTTCACTATGTTGCTCCTTTTGATAAAATAGCAAAAGTTTTGATAGAAAAACGTGTACCTACATATTTGTATGTGCTAAATACAACTGTAGAAGCATTAACATTACCACAGTGGCGAAGTGTTTCTCACAACACAGAGCTTCTTTGGCTAACAGGGGCACCTTTCATGGATGTTG AATTTTTCCCTCAAAAATGGAAGTTGAAGCGTGACATGTGGACAGACAACGATCGCAATATGAGTCACTTTTTTATGAAAGCGTATGCAAATTTTGCAACGTATGG AAATCCGACACCATCGCAAATTTTGGGTTTACATTTTGATGTTGCTAAGCCTGGACAATTACGGTATTTGAACATTAATACTACTTACAATAGCtcaattttattgaattaccgACAAACTGAAAGTGCCTTTTGGTCTATGTATTTACCAACGGTTATTGGTCGTTTGGTACCTACATATCCTCCAGTTACTGAA TATTGGTGGGAGCCAAAAGAACCTCTACAAATTGCCTTTTGGTCTGTTTCCACTGCGTGTTTATTGTTAATCGTGCTTTCCGTAGTATGCTGTATGCTTTGGCGCAATGCCAAAAG ACAATCTGACCATTACTACAGCGGAGACATCCTCATGGTGCGAGACGACGAACCTTCGGAGGGAATCGAGAATATGACTCGTACTTCGAAGGAGAACATCCACGAGTATCGTGACACA
- the Gli gene encoding carboxyl ester lipase-like protein Gli isoform X1: MAAYTLYSSIGRVCFYLCFLAITVLCQEQIPPGSRYYSRDGVYVPQNGPDHRTDTYVYKDRRYGYRPSYWDSVYRGPTRAPDNRYLYEHTTSRLPLPGILGGWREDLQGRKRSDSKNLPIDVTVTTAYGQVQGFKVYLYDDPQARHRPWSLPVERVTKHVNVFLGIPYAMPPIKEGRFKPPKTHKGWQLLQAVDWGPACPQPSAYTGATKGIRDVDEDCLYLNIFTPDISSGLAKLYPVMFYIHGGEFTHGASNLFPAHMLAAFYDVVVVSINYRLGALGFLSTGDENSPGNYGILDQAMALRWVYDNIRVFNGNPDAITLFGPGAGAASAGLLMVAPKTRDMVSKVIAQSGSALADWAVIVDKYRAQNTSKVYAESLGCSIESSWRLVQCLKNGRSFFELGNSELKQHIGMFPWAPVLDTNFTVPNDSWYEDWRETDWRFFVETPEESIKSHKFTDNLAYMAGVTTQEAAYLIYNNATLAKNQYIIDAESFDQKIWELVLQYNYTLNSQGVYEAIKYMYTYWPDPTNITHIRDQYINLLTDFHYVAPFDKIAKVLIEKRVPTYLYVLNTTVEALTLPQWRSVSHNTELLWLTGAPFMDVVTIFSEFFPQKWKLKRDMWTDNDRNMSHFFMKAYANFATYGNPTPSQILGLHFDVAKPGQLRYLNINTTYNSSILLNYRQTESAFWSMYLPTVIGRLVPTYPPVTEYWWEPKEPLQIAFWSVSTACLLLIVLSVVCCMLWRNAKRQSDHYYSGDILMVRDDEPSEGIENMTRTSKENIHEYRDTPPVRSRIPRQNESKLQERLSHNRKFSSTPSLRSNSNISLKDMRSEGFVTSSPNGQPRLSKAISQSSLPKSKSKTHLVQGVPQTAV; this comes from the exons ATGGCCGCATATACTTTATACTCGTCAATTGGACGCGTTTGTTTTTATCTGTGCTTCCTCGCAATTACGGTGTTGTGTCAGGAACAAATACCTCCGGGTAGTCGGTATTACAGTCGCGATGGGGTATATGTGCCTCAAAACGGACCAGATCACCGAACCGACACTTATGTTTACAAAGATAGAAGGTATGGGTATCGTCCTAGTTACTGGGACTCTGTTTACAGAGGACCCACCAGAGCACCAGACAATCGGTACCTTTACGAg CATACAACTTCAAGACTACCTTTACCTGGTATATTGGGTGGTTGGCGAGAAGATCTTCAAGGAAGAAAGAGGTCTGATTCGAAAAATCTACCTATAGATGTTACTGTGACCACAGCTTATGGACAAGTGCAAGGATTTAAAGTTTATTTATATGATGATCCACAAGCAAGGCATAGGCCCTGGAGTTTACCAGTTGAAAGGGTTACAAAGCATGTTAATGTATTCCTCGGTATTCCTTATGCTATGCCACCTATAAAAGAAGGTCGATTTAAACCACCCAAAACTCATAAAGGTTGGCAATTACTGCAAGCTGTTGATTGGGGACCAGCTTGTCCTCAGCCCAGTGCATATACTGGTGCTACTAAAGGAATCCGTGATGTGGATGAAGACTGcttatatttgaatatttttacaccAGATATTAGCTCTGGTTTAGCTAAGCTGTACCCAGTAATGTTCTATATTCATGGTGGAGAATTTACTCATGGAGCAAGCAATTTGTTTCCAGCACACATGTTGGCTGCATTTTACGATGTAGTAGTCGTTTCGATTAACTATCGACTAGGAGCTCTAGGATTTCTAAGTACAGGAGATGAGAATAGCCCTGGAAATTATGGAATTTTGGATCAAGCTATGGCATTGAGGTGGGTGTATGATAATATCAGAGTTTTTAATGGTAATCCTGATGCAATAACTCTTTTTGGACCTGGTGCTGGAGCAGCAAGTGCTGGATTATTAATGGTTGCACCTAAAACCAGAGATATGGTATCAAAAGTAATAGCTCAATCAGGTTCTGCATTGGCAGATTGGGCTGTCATAGTAGATAAGTACAGGGCACAGAATACATCTAAAGTATATGCAGAATCACTAGGCTGTAGCATAGAAAGCAGCTGGAGATTGGTGCAGTGTTTGAAGAATGGCAGATCCTTTTTTGAACTTGGTAATTCTGAATTAAAGCAACACATTGGAATGTTTCCTTGGGCTCCTGTATTGGATACTAATTTCACAGTACCAAATGACAGTTGGTACGAAGATTGGAGAGAAACAGATTGGCGTTTCTTTGTGGAAACACCTGAAGAAAGCATAAAAAGTCATAAGTTTACAGATAACTTAGCATATATGGCTGGTGTAACTACTCAGGAAGCAGCATACCTTATAT ATAACAATGCCACATTAGCCAAGAATCAATATATTATAGATGCGGAATCATTCGATCAGAAAATTTGGGAACTTGTTCTCCAATACAACTACACTCTAAATTCTCAAGGAGTTTATGAAGCTATAAAATACATGTACACATATTGGCCAGATCCGACTAATATTACCCACATTCGTGATCAGTATATTAAT CTCTTGACTGATTTTCACTATGTTGCTCCTTTTGATAAAATAGCAAAAGTTTTGATAGAAAAACGTGTACCTACATATTTGTATGTGCTAAATACAACTGTAGAAGCATTAACATTACCACAGTGGCGAAGTGTTTCTCACAACACAGAGCTTCTTTGGCTAACAGGGGCACCTTTCATGGATGTTG TTACTATCTTTTCAGAATTTTTCCCTCAAAAATGGAAGTTGAAGCGTGACATGTGGACAGACAACGATCGCAATATGAGTCACTTTTTTATGAAAGCGTATGCAAATTTTGCAACGTATGG AAATCCGACACCATCGCAAATTTTGGGTTTACATTTTGATGTTGCTAAGCCTGGACAATTACGGTATTTGAACATTAATACTACTTACAATAGCtcaattttattgaattaccgACAAACTGAAAGTGCCTTTTGGTCTATGTATTTACCAACGGTTATTGGTCGTTTGGTACCTACATATCCTCCAGTTACTGAA TATTGGTGGGAGCCAAAAGAACCTCTACAAATTGCCTTTTGGTCTGTTTCCACTGCGTGTTTATTGTTAATCGTGCTTTCCGTAGTATGCTGTATGCTTTGGCGCAATGCCAAAAG ACAATCTGACCATTACTACAGCGGAGACATCCTCATGGTGCGAGACGACGAACCTTCGGAGGGAATCGAGAATATGACTCGTACTTCGAAGGAGAACATCCACGAGTATCGTGACACA
- the Gli gene encoding carboxyl ester lipase-like protein Gli isoform X4: protein MAAYTLYSSIGRVCFYLCFLAITVLCQEQIPPGSRYYSRDGVYVPQNGPDHRTDTYVYKDRRYGYRPSYWDSVYRGPTRAPDNRYLYEHTTSRLPLPGILGGWREDLQGRKRSDSKNLPIDVTVTTAYGQVQGFKVYLYDDPQARHRPWSLPVERVTKHVNVFLGIPYAMPPIKEGRFKPPKTHKGWQLLQAVDWGPACPQPSAYTGATKGIRDVDEDCLYLNIFTPDISSGLAKLYPVMFYIHGGEFTHGASNLFPAHMLAAFYDVVVVSINYRLGALGFLSTGDENSPGNYGILDQAMALRWVYDNIRVFNGNPDAITLFGPGAGAASAGLLMVAPKTRDMVSKVIAQSGSALADWAVIVDKYRAQNTSKVYAESLGCSIESSWRLVQCLKNGRSFFELGNSELKQHIGMFPWAPVLDTNFTVPNDSWYEDWRETDWRFFVETPEESIKSHKFTDNLAYMAGVTTQEAAYLIYNNATLAKNQYIIDAESFDQKIWELVLQYNYTLNSQGVYEAIKYMYTYWPDPTNITHIRDQYINLLTDFHYVAPFDKIAKVLIEKRVPTYLYVLNTTVEALTLPQWRSVSHNTELLWLTGAPFMDVVTIFSEFFPQKWKLKRDMWTDNDRNMSHFFMKAYANFATYGNPTPSQILGLHFDVAKPGQLRYLNINTTYNSSILLNYRQTESAFWSMYLPTVIGRLVPTYPPVTEYWWEPKEPLQIAFWSVSTACLLLIVLSVVCCMLWRNAKR, encoded by the exons ATGGCCGCATATACTTTATACTCGTCAATTGGACGCGTTTGTTTTTATCTGTGCTTCCTCGCAATTACGGTGTTGTGTCAGGAACAAATACCTCCGGGTAGTCGGTATTACAGTCGCGATGGGGTATATGTGCCTCAAAACGGACCAGATCACCGAACCGACACTTATGTTTACAAAGATAGAAGGTATGGGTATCGTCCTAGTTACTGGGACTCTGTTTACAGAGGACCCACCAGAGCACCAGACAATCGGTACCTTTACGAg CATACAACTTCAAGACTACCTTTACCTGGTATATTGGGTGGTTGGCGAGAAGATCTTCAAGGAAGAAAGAGGTCTGATTCGAAAAATCTACCTATAGATGTTACTGTGACCACAGCTTATGGACAAGTGCAAGGATTTAAAGTTTATTTATATGATGATCCACAAGCAAGGCATAGGCCCTGGAGTTTACCAGTTGAAAGGGTTACAAAGCATGTTAATGTATTCCTCGGTATTCCTTATGCTATGCCACCTATAAAAGAAGGTCGATTTAAACCACCCAAAACTCATAAAGGTTGGCAATTACTGCAAGCTGTTGATTGGGGACCAGCTTGTCCTCAGCCCAGTGCATATACTGGTGCTACTAAAGGAATCCGTGATGTGGATGAAGACTGcttatatttgaatatttttacaccAGATATTAGCTCTGGTTTAGCTAAGCTGTACCCAGTAATGTTCTATATTCATGGTGGAGAATTTACTCATGGAGCAAGCAATTTGTTTCCAGCACACATGTTGGCTGCATTTTACGATGTAGTAGTCGTTTCGATTAACTATCGACTAGGAGCTCTAGGATTTCTAAGTACAGGAGATGAGAATAGCCCTGGAAATTATGGAATTTTGGATCAAGCTATGGCATTGAGGTGGGTGTATGATAATATCAGAGTTTTTAATGGTAATCCTGATGCAATAACTCTTTTTGGACCTGGTGCTGGAGCAGCAAGTGCTGGATTATTAATGGTTGCACCTAAAACCAGAGATATGGTATCAAAAGTAATAGCTCAATCAGGTTCTGCATTGGCAGATTGGGCTGTCATAGTAGATAAGTACAGGGCACAGAATACATCTAAAGTATATGCAGAATCACTAGGCTGTAGCATAGAAAGCAGCTGGAGATTGGTGCAGTGTTTGAAGAATGGCAGATCCTTTTTTGAACTTGGTAATTCTGAATTAAAGCAACACATTGGAATGTTTCCTTGGGCTCCTGTATTGGATACTAATTTCACAGTACCAAATGACAGTTGGTACGAAGATTGGAGAGAAACAGATTGGCGTTTCTTTGTGGAAACACCTGAAGAAAGCATAAAAAGTCATAAGTTTACAGATAACTTAGCATATATGGCTGGTGTAACTACTCAGGAAGCAGCATACCTTATAT ATAACAATGCCACATTAGCCAAGAATCAATATATTATAGATGCGGAATCATTCGATCAGAAAATTTGGGAACTTGTTCTCCAATACAACTACACTCTAAATTCTCAAGGAGTTTATGAAGCTATAAAATACATGTACACATATTGGCCAGATCCGACTAATATTACCCACATTCGTGATCAGTATATTAAT CTCTTGACTGATTTTCACTATGTTGCTCCTTTTGATAAAATAGCAAAAGTTTTGATAGAAAAACGTGTACCTACATATTTGTATGTGCTAAATACAACTGTAGAAGCATTAACATTACCACAGTGGCGAAGTGTTTCTCACAACACAGAGCTTCTTTGGCTAACAGGGGCACCTTTCATGGATGTTG TTACTATCTTTTCAGAATTTTTCCCTCAAAAATGGAAGTTGAAGCGTGACATGTGGACAGACAACGATCGCAATATGAGTCACTTTTTTATGAAAGCGTATGCAAATTTTGCAACGTATGG AAATCCGACACCATCGCAAATTTTGGGTTTACATTTTGATGTTGCTAAGCCTGGACAATTACGGTATTTGAACATTAATACTACTTACAATAGCtcaattttattgaattaccgACAAACTGAAAGTGCCTTTTGGTCTATGTATTTACCAACGGTTATTGGTCGTTTGGTACCTACATATCCTCCAGTTACTGAA TATTGGTGGGAGCCAAAAGAACCTCTACAAATTGCCTTTTGGTCTGTTTCCACTGCGTGTTTATTGTTAATCGTGCTTTCCGTAGTATGCTGTATGCTTTGGCGCAATGCCAAAAGGTAA